AATGACTAGGGCTCAGGCTGCATTCAAGGCAAAGCCAGTCCTTTCTTTGGGAAGAAGACGGAGTATCCTTTTGCTGGCTAAATGGTCTGggcaagaaaacaaagcaccCTCCACCACCCCACCACCCAAACTGTTCTTCTGTCAGACAGCAGTGCCCTCAGGTTCTCTGGAGCAGCCATGATCTGTGATATTTAACTTCATCACAGGTCCAATCTTGAGCAGCACATCACCCCTAAAAATCATGGATGCAGGCAACCTTCATATGACTGGACCCATTTCACTCTTAGGATCAGGTGAATACCAAATTAGTGTTTAAAGCTTTCAGTACTCTTCCCTCCCTCATAGCTGTGTAAGCTTTGGAATTTTCTGGCTGCATGTTGAATATGGGAGGTTGAAAGGAAGAAGTCAGCACTTCATCAAAGTCAGAAATTCCTGTCTGTGTTCTTGGCTCTGACATGACTTGTTAAGCACTTTTGAGCACGTTATTGAATATTTCTGTATGTGTACTGATACAAAGTAGAAATCCTTATAACTAACATCTAGCTCCTAGAGATCACAGGATCTttgagtggtttgggttggaaggaatcttaaagttcatcttgttccaactcCTTTGCCATTgccagggacatcttccactagaccaggttgctcagagcctgtTCTCAGGAACATCATTATGGGACCCTAATGAGAGGTATCAGTTTGTATACGATTTTATTGCGATTAATAGtaaaacaaattacatttgATTTCTAGAGGCAGAGTGAATAGTATTTTCCTTGTTCTTAAAATGGCAAAAGTGTGAGGATAAACACGTAGTAAGGTCATATAGGTAGGTCAGGATCAAAGCTTGCAAGTCTGTTGGGTCCAACATTATTCTCTAAATTGTGTTGACTACTTCTGTAtggaaagctttttattttcttattggTTTTAGTTCTTGGattgttggtggttttttttaactgtttttttctaTAAAGGACATATTTGATATTGCATATATTTCCCTATATAATAGAACTTACCAGATATGCAATTCTATTTCACACTGGAAAGCAACATCATTAATCCTTTGAAATAATAGGGATAGGACAGTTCTTAATCACAAAACTTGCACTTTTCTTGGGCAACTTCTGGAAAGGCACAGGGGGAATAAAAGACGGAGCTTCATCAGTTTTTGAAAAGAATTGTATGAAGTAATTTCCCCTAAACAAGACTGAACATAATGAGAAAAAGTCCCATGAGCCTTATGGGTTTCATAAATGCAGAGTAATGTTGGGTAGCATGCctgagttcaagaagtgtttggacaacactctcaggcacgTGGTGTGAGTCTTGGGGTGTTCTgtacagggccaggagctggactcagtgatcctaatttcccttccaactcagcctattctgtgtttctgtgatctTAGTAATCATTACAAAGagtcttatttttgttttagccTTAATTCTGGTTGAGCTGAGCCAAAGAATTATATCAACATGTGTTAAGAACTGCTATTTTAGATCTACCTAAGCTGAACTctgaaactgattttatttatttgtttaggtttttttgtttccctttatTAATAGGCTCTTGTGGTTCTAAGTGCAAAGCCATAGCTGCCTGATTTGTAGTGTGTaaatttctgctcttctgttcTCTTTAGATAAATACAGGGCACCGGTCACAGTTGACTGTATCAAGCACAGAGATGGGAAATCAAAGGAGTCAGACTTTGGAAAGCAGCCCTTTCATGTCAGACCTCCTGAGCGACGTCCCCTTTGCCCTCGCACCACATGTGTTAGCAGTGCAGGGCACCCGCAGTGACGTTCCTGACCGACTGCTCACCTACGACATCCATGATAATTTATCAAGATTTTGGTATGACTTTACACTTGaaaattcagtgctttgtgATCCGTAatgttctctttattttttctgcctctgtcaAGGAACAAGTCTTAAAGTGAAGATAAAGACTTACTTTAAATGACTTAATATTGTGGGGTCCTGCCGCTGGTATGTAATATGGATTATTATTCGCAACTGTGATATATTTCTTAGCTTTAAGTGAACTATAACTTAGTTTGttaaatattccatttatttacGAAGAAATCAAGCAAAAGTGTTTCAGCCTCAGTAGGAGACAGGCTGCTGGTAGCTACTTCCAGTAGGTAGGCTGCAGACACAAACATTTCATGACTTTAAGAGGAAGTCTATGTCTCAactgttttgttatttcaaTTAGTTACAAAACACATAGATCCTGTTACACATATTAAGATCACCTCTTGATTTTGTACAAATAGAAACCAATATTAATGCTAAAGCAATGCTGGTCTGCACTACTGGACAGAGAGCTTTTGAgtaaaccaaattttaaaactcaGAGTTAATTGCAAGCCCTTAAATAATCATTAAGACTTAATAGAATTGGTTAAACTTACcaatttcaaagtgaaaatcagttgcttccttcccttttccagtaGATGGTATTTTGTATGTCTCACTTTGTGCCTGCCTGGAGAAGTTGTCCCCGCCTGCCTGTTGGCTGCTGTTTGTTCTCATTACCACATGTGTTCCTGATTTATATACAGAtcagcttttccattttaacCTCTTTGCCCCCTGAAGAAGGAAATCTCAGGACACGTACTTTTAATGGTCAcacccttctttttttaatttgtgtgcCAGAGGTACAGATGGCAATGTTTAACAACAGGAAAACATTACATTGTTTCTTATCCAACTAAATTAAACTGCTAAATACCTAAACATGCGTTCTCACAGACCACTGTGTCCCCACTCACAAGCTTTGAGCATGTTTTTACCAAGTAAgaccagagctgctgttccacCAGCAACAGCTCTCTGATGTCACATCACCATTTGTGATGAATAATGATCTGTGGCACacacttgttttctttcttgggGTACAATATATATGTTGTGCTAAATGTTGGTggatattttcctgtattttttatgCTCTTATACTCTTATGGTAGCTTAAAGTAcatatattttcagatttggATCCTCTTACAGTATTTGAGataaatactgtaaaatgaTGAATAAATTACATTGTGAATAGGttgttaaatattaatgttttagattttttaaatgtgcatatttaatatttttgacagctgtgtttttaaatgttttgaagtTATTGTTTCAATGGGAGTATCTGTGCTGCACTCCAATAAAAAGAAGCCAAGTAATAATGagttattttttatatgtgaGAGTTATTATGTGGTTTCACCTATACTGTTTGCTACAGCTCTGACCATTCAGCTTTCATGGGAACTTGAACTTGgaaattcagtttgaaaatcttttcagtgtcatttaaaaattagtgtccttctaataaaatatatcaCACTCTCATCTGATGGAGTCTGTGTGCTGTGTTGGTGACTTGCAGTGGTTTAGGTAGAATCCATGGCACTGCTTGGAGAATAGTGTGGCTGGGAGTTGGGAAGTATTCAGGCCTCctagaaggaaaattaattttgtgaagTTGTTCagaactgttttgttttctgagatttttaGTTAACACATACCCAAagcactaaaataattttaatatccATTTTATATCCAGCAGTTAAAAAATTGATCATTCTACAAATAGCATGTTTCCATTCAAGCTGTTCCTATTgaatctgaaatgtttttgcagTTCAGCTGGTCTAGAAGCAGAGCTGTAAAGCACTGTTGAAGACCAAACAGACTCACAATACTGGTTCTTTCTTTGCTAGCTGACTTGGCATGtaattttttgtaataattttttgtctAAAGTTAGACAATTTATCTAAAATAATTACATCTTGTCAGATTTGAGCTTGGTTGCCCTCACAGGTGTCGTTTCAAaaggaaaggagcagcaaaggagagcagggaggaggttGTATTCACCATTATGAGAAATGCGGACAGTAGGTTTAAACACGTGGTCTTCATCCTTAATTGTCTCCTGTAAAGGGTAACATTTACACCCAGCAAAGTACCAGTAATGAGCAAGGGTGCTGGGAATGTGTCTCCTGATTACCCTCCCTTTAGCAAGACCTGGGCCTCAAACTTCTCCCTTGCTGGAGATCGTCCCTAAAGTTGGATTGACGCCTTATGGCACGTGTTCAAAGGTAAATCAAAGAAcagctgcatccaaagcagcctGACAGGAGATTGACTGGGAGATGGTCTCTACAGACAACTCCCTGGTGACAGAGTCAGAGATGGAACCAGACAATCTTGTGTCCGGCAGGTCAGTCAAGGTAGTGGTTACAGATCcagtttctgctgtttctgtaaaGTGTGATCTGAACCCTGATATGAGAGTCAGCAAATGCACACTTGTGTGGTCACAGAGGAGAGGGTTTCACCCTAGAGCACCTACAGGAGCAATGCAAAGAGCATATTCACCATGGCAATTACAGCATCTCAAAATAACAcacaaaatattgcatttttagCTGGAAAACCTGTTATGTTCACAACAGCACTAAAGTAGCCTCCTGGGCAAAATGATCGGGTTGTTCTGAACAATAGTATAAAACTGGAGCTTGAGAAACTGCCCTCCTCCCCACAACCACCCTTTTGTTATGACATGATAATTCATCTTGCTTTGGGTTTTCTCGACTCAGCCTAGTGACTAGGAAGAGGAACCAGAAATGCAACTCCTAGGGGTAACTCCTTCCCTTCCTGAGTAACTGCAACTCTTCTACTGATGACAGGGCAATTCCAGATTAACCAGATTTCTTTTTGAAGCCAGAGTCTGTACAACAATAAAGAGGCAGAATATCCTCCTTAAATTCCAAAGGTAGACTCCTATTTGGTCCTGTAGGAAGACAAAGGTTAGTAAGCTGAGTTCATTCAGCCTACCCTGCTGTGCTGCAACTTTTCATCAATATTAATCCTGGCTTTCTGTAACAAGCTCACAAAATTAGAAAGCATGTGTGTTAGGCCTGACTTCTTCCCATCAATATGTCAAATTCCTTAAActaagaaaaagattttaacTCCTTGTATCCTCCATTGAAACCATGTTCTTTATTACCAGTGGATATTTTTGCACTTTGAGTCTCCTAGAGAACTACTGCCTCTTCTTTTCAATGCCCTTCTGAGAGATGAGTTCTTATAGACCCTTTCTTAGCTGTCCTGCCTGAATCACAGCCATGGAAACTGAATGAAGTGCAGATGGTAAGAATATGATGACACTATCATACTGCTGATCTGAACCAGGACATAAATCAGTATCATGTCCCATAGTCCTTTTTGTGAACATGTAGTAGACAGCACAATAGTGCCTAATGCCTCTGTACATTAGCATAAGTAATGGGAGATTAACAGTGGATCACATACTCATTTGAACATTTTGGAACATTCTTTTCTGCAGCCTTTCGTGCAGTATTCTTTCTAAATTGTATTTTACTCCAAAAAAACAGTTAGTGAATATTCAATTGAAGTTTACTTTCTGATGCAGTATCAGAGTAGCTCAAAAGAGCTTTGTTGTATCACAGCTCAATGTTTTCTCCCTACTACAGAAGCAAAAGTCTGGCTGTATGGTTcataaaataaaccagaagCTGTAAAGCTTTCAGCAGGTTATGATGAGATGTTGGAGAagcctttttttaattctgtagcAAAAGAGAGTATCTAGTGATGGAAGTGGAAGTTACGGTGACCCCAGAAGATGCAGCAGCTGTAGACCAGAGAGGGCTTAGTTCTGCTAGCCAATTCAATTCACTTTTCCTTGCTGCAAAGATAAAATAAACTCTTGAGATCAAAGATCTAATTTACAAGGCTGTCCTCTCAAGTCAGTTGACACATGTACTTCAATAACAGAACATGAAAGAAACTGCtcacaagcaaacaaaaaaaagatgagcCTTGATTATAAACATCCTTCATCCAACTCTTTGTGGCTATCAGCATTATGGTTAGAGTAGCCTCTCACATCCAAATGTTCATGTAAGTGTTCTGGGAGGTCAGCTTCGAGCATCCATCTAAATCTCACTGGAAAAGAAGCAGATGGGCTCAGAAAACAAAGCCCCAGGTGGAATAGCCCATGACAGAGAGATGGGAATTACTTACTTACAGCAACTGATACTAGCAGAACTTCAGTCTGACCTTGTGTCAGACTTTTTTTATTAAGAGTTCtgctatttgttttccttaagaaaatgaagcaaTGTGTGACATAATGTGAGCTATAGGgtcatttcatttttcagctgttttaaaaaactACTGGTGCATCTGCTTGGCTTATTCTGCTCTTAAAGATGCTTTTAGATTCCTGCATTTTGTTCCTTTAGATTTCTCTGAGTTTGTCTATGGTATGTTTAGATAGGGCTTACGTAGAAGACTTAATATTTGTCTTATCAATTTACTCAAAGGatctttttgttattatttgaCTTTTATGTCTTCTGTAGTTTGGTTAATTCTCCTTAAGTTGTCtctcaaataaaaaacatttacaCTTCTCGCTCTGTTTGTCAAGGTGGAATAGAATATATGCATTAAATTTGTCCCAGAAATGACTGCCATATTACTTACAGGTATTCCATATGAATATGgaatattcatatatatatgattatataatatatataattatggCTAAAAGTGGACACGTGGATTAATGGTCACTATCTTTTAATGTAGTTAATTAATGTTGTAATTTAACTTCTGTTTTGGGGACAAAATAGGAAGGTGTTGTAATGACAATTGATACTGGTTTAATAGAAgaatttaaaacttcctttt
The sequence above is drawn from the Parus major isolate Abel chromosome 2, Parus_major1.1, whole genome shotgun sequence genome and encodes:
- the UMAD1 gene encoding UBAP1-MVB12-associated (UMA)-domain containing protein 1 — translated: MFSFFRKSQDSKKVTVPEREADGFVIVGDTADDQSRNSKDKTSFPVTRPMYSQSPQINTGHRSQLTVSSTEMGNQRSQTLESSPFMSDLLSDVPFALAPHVLAVQGTRSDVPDRLLTYDIHDNLSRFWYDFTLENSVLCDP